GCCTACCTGACCAACCAGCGCGTTGAAGTGGCCAAGGACACCATCGTCCTGCGCGACTCCGAAGCCAAGCTGAAAAACGCTGGCGATGAACGCGCCCGTGCCCTGCTGGACGCTCGCGATGCGCAGATCAAGCAACTGCAAGACAGCTTGAACGCCAAGCAGACCGATCGCGGCACGCTCGTGACCTTCGGTGACGTGTTGTTCGCCACCAACAAGTCCGACCTGAAGTCGAGCGGCCTGGTGAACATCACCAAACTGGCGCAGTTCCTGCGCGATAACCCGGACCGTAAAGTGATTGTCGAAGGCTACACCGACAGCACCGGTTCCGACTCGTACAACCAGAGCCTGTCCGAGCGCCGCGCCGCTTCTGTACAGCGCGCGCTGGCCAACCAGGGTGTGGATATCTCGCGCATCGTGACCCAGGGCTATGGCAAGGAATACCCGGTTGCCGACAACAGCAGCGTTTCGGGCCGTGCCATGAACCGCCGCGTTGAAGTGACCATCTCCAATGACAACCAGCCGGTCAAGCCACGTTCGTCGATGGCTAACTGATCGCCTGCTGCACCTGAAAAACCCCGCCGATTGGCGGGGTTTTTTGTTTGGGGCACCGGTGGATCAGCTCGATATCCTCAGGGCCGGGGCACATTCAACTAAACCGAATCTGCCCGCCGCTACCGCTGCCAGCCTGCCCACCGGCGCCTTGCTCCTGGCTGCCTGGTTGCTCGGCTTGTGCCAGCAACTTCCTGAGCAACTCCAGAAGATCCTCGCCTCCCGCGCCCTGGCCGGCACCTGACCGGGGTGCGGCCGGACCCTGAATGCCTTCAGTGCCAAAATTGCCAAAGCTCTGTATCGAAGATGAATCGTTAACTTTCATTTCTATGACCCCACATTAAGTAACCGAATCAGCGACGCTGGTCAGTTCGAAATCTGTGGTAATCAATCCAGAATGGTTCCAGCGTTTCTTACACGGCCTGTCCTACTGTTCCAGTTGCGGTGTTTCCTGGCCCATGCAGCGCACCGCCTGTTTCTTGCCATTGACCAGCACACCGGTCAGGCCTTTTTGTTCGGTGTCGAACAACACCAGCACGCCATCGACACACTGCGCCACTTGGGCGGCCGGAGTCAGGGAGATTTTGTAGTCCTCGCCCGGTACGGTCTTGAGCATGGTGAAGTCACTGAGCAACAACGCGTCCTCGGGCTTGGCAAAGTGCAAATAGCCGTAGTACCACAGGCAACCGACCGTGCCGATGATGGTGCCAATGCCGGTGAGGATCAGGGGGATCATGTTGCGCTCTTCGCTCATTGCGGGTTCTCTGCGTTGGAATTCGGGGCTGGCGGGTAATTGGGGATTTCCCCCAGGCGGCGCAGCCCGTTGAAATGCTGCGGGTCGTCAAGATAGCGCAGCATCACGGTTTGCCAGGTTTTGTCGGCAAAGGTCTGCACGTGGCCGCCCCGGGTCAGTTGCAGCACCCTCGGAGGCGGCGCAGCCTGGTACAGGCGAATGCCGTTGGACAGCGGCACGATCGGATCATCGAGACTGTGAAACAGCAATTTCGGCACGCCGGTGAGTCGGGGCATGGCGTTGATCGCACTGTCAGCGTCCGGCACCAGCCACGATAACGGCACCTGGAAGGGCCATGTTAGCCACGAGGTGCCCAGGGCAAATTGTCCCACATCACGATAACTGGCCGGCACACCGTCGAGCACCAG
This genomic window from Pseudomonas sp. Bout1 contains:
- a CDS encoding OmpA family protein, giving the protein MRKQLMIPALLAMSVALAACSTPPNQNLENARTNFSALQANPQATKVAALETKDASDWLDKADKAYRDKEDQKKVDQLAYLTNQRVEVAKDTIVLRDSEAKLKNAGDERARALLDARDAQIKQLQDSLNAKQTDRGTLVTFGDVLFATNKSDLKSSGLVNITKLAQFLRDNPDRKVIVEGYTDSTGSDSYNQSLSERRAASVQRALANQGVDISRIVTQGYGKEYPVADNSSVSGRAMNRRVEVTISNDNQPVKPRSSMAN